From one Anopheles cruzii chromosome 3, idAnoCruzAS_RS32_06, whole genome shotgun sequence genomic stretch:
- the LOC128274262 gene encoding protein peste-like produces the protein MLVKEVCNRRCILTSAGLLLLASGSFFILFFPIIFEDILHEELKLRPSSRGYDAWVSPPFPLAMDVYFFNWTNPEDITNHSTKPILEELGPYRFIERPTKVDIAWHDANHTVSYRKKSVYHFDEEGSNGSLDDVISSINIVAVSAAKKSKYWNYLRQKGVSMGFKLYDQQINVVKTAGELLFDGYEDNMVLMGKHLFNDEDIPFDRVGWFYTRNNSADLIGHYNAHTGVDDINKLGTMGEWNYQPRTDFFEGGCGMLNGSAGEFYPPGLSKDRPVELFTPDMCRSLPLEFEQEVTVHGVKAYKYAGDRRAIDNGTLFPETACFSAGEVVPSGVLNISSCRYGTPVFVSFPHYYGADPFYLNQVEGLQPSKEKHQFYMSLEPTTSVPLDVAARLQLNIMIEPYENVNIFADVKRVFLPVLWFEQHVLMPPDLVGEIAFALTVPSIVRFAGIVMVVCGAAMLLWMPLERMLCRRGRVASANRHQAATHNGIHSFTNGADKCLLHSSEKNGKPTTIVLVDRLLVEKAEKQPLPDCVTLPGNHPAIEPESFPLIDTKGTTIVKS, from the exons ATGCTTGTGAAGGAGGTCTGTAACCGGCGATGTATCCTAACATCGGccggactgctgctgctcgccaGTGGCAGCTTCTTCATCCTGTTCTTTCCGATCATCTTCGAGGACATACTGCACGAG GAGTTAAAATTGCGGCCAAGTTCGCGGGGGTACGATGCCTGGGTGTCGCCACCGTTCCCGCTGGCGATGGATGTGTATTTCTTCAACTGGACCAACCCGGAAGACATCACGAACCATTCGACGAAACCGATCCTCGAGGAGCTCGGTCCGTATCGGTTCATCGAGCGGCCGACAAAGGTGGACATCGCGTGGCATGACGCCAACCACACCGTGAGCTACCGGAAGAAGAGTGTCTATCACTTCGACGAGGAGGGGAGCAATGGCAGTCTGGACGATGTGATCAGCAGCATCAATATAGTGGCCGTG TCTGCGGCGAAGAAATCAAAGTACTGGAACTATCTGCGACAGAAGGGCGTTTCGATGGGCTTCAAGCTGTACGATCAGCAGATCAATGTGGTGAAAACGGCCGGCGAGCTTCTGTTCGATGGCTACGAAGACAACATGGTGCTGATGGGCAAACACTTGTTCAACGACGAAGACATTCCGTTCGATCGTGTCGGATGGTTCTATACG CGTAATAATTCGGCTGATCTGATCGGTCATTACAACGCGCACACGGGCGTCGACGATATCAACAAGCTTGGCACGATGGGCGAATGGAACTATCAGCCACGGACGGACTTCTTCGAGGGAGGCTGCGGTATGCTGAACGGCTCGGCGGGTGAATTCTATCCCCCAGGGCTCTCGAAGGACCGGCCGGTAGAGCTCTTTACGCCCGATATGTGCCGCAGTTTACCGCTCGAATTTGAGCAAGAAGTTACGGTGCATGGCGTAAAGGCGTACAAGTACGCTGGTGATCGGCGAGCGATCGACAACGGCACACTCTTTCCCGAGACGGCTTGCTTCAGTGCGGGCGAAGTAGTCCCCTCCGGGGTGTTAAATATTTCCTCCTGCCGCTACGGGACAcccgtttttgtgtccttcCCGCACTACTACGGGGCCGATCCGTTCTATCTGAATCAAGTCGAGGGCCTGCAACCGTCGAAGGAGAAGCACCAGTTCTACATGTCACTCGAACCG aCCACCTCCGTCCCGCTTGATGTTGCCGCACGCCTTCAGCTGAACATTATGATTGAGCCATACGAGAACGTTAA TATCTTCGCCGACGTCAAGCGTGTATTCTTGCCCGTTCTGTGGTTCGAGCAGCACGTCTTGATGCCACCGGACCTCGTCGGTGAAATCGCCTTCGCCCTTACCGTACCATCCATCGTTCGGTTCGCTGGAATCGTAATGGTTGTCTGTGGCGCCGCAATGCTGCTCTGGATGCCACTGGAACGTATGCTGTGCCGGAGGGGACGCGTTGCGTCCGCTAACCGACATCAGGCCGCAACCCATAACGGAATACATTCCTTCACCAACGGGGCCGATAAGTGTTTGCTCCATTCGTCGGAGAAAAACGGtaaaccgacgacgatcgtcCTGGTCGATAGGCTGCTGGtggaaaaagcggaaaaacaaCCGCTTCCGGACTGTGTCACGCTGCCCGGGAATCACCCAGCGATCGAACCGGAAAGCTTTCCACTGATCGACACAAAGGGTACAACGATCGTAAAGTCATGA